A window of the Oscillospiraceae bacterium NTUH-002-81 genome harbors these coding sequences:
- a CDS encoding ABC transporter ATP-binding protein: MAKKTDEKQKPMQQLFVYAGGYRYLTMASWVLAVISAFMALVPFYFIWRLIQEVLRVAPDMGKAQNLSSYGWSAVGFALLSMLIYIGALLCSHLSAFRIQANMRSTLMRHILSLPLGFMDDEGSGKIRKIVNESTEATETYVAHQLPDKCVAVATPIGLAVLLLVFDWRLGLLSLIPVVLAFGIMSAMMGENMKKKMAEYQNALEEMSSEAVEYVRGIPVVKTFGQSVFSFKRFRDSIKKYEKWTIAYTKDLRIPMMGYTVAINAVFAILIAATFLLGGVRSGSVNSTFLLNLLFYIIITPIITVTLTKMMYAGENTMVLEDAMMRIDGILARKPLAQPENPRQPADSSICLKNVSFRYEGASKDALHGISLDIRAGEHVAFVGPSGGGKTTLARLIARFADATEGSILVGGVDVKTIAPQVLMDTVSFVFQDSRLLKMSIFDNVRMGKKDATREEVLEALKNAQCEDIIEKLPEGIDTVIGSRGTYLSGGETQRISIARAMLKNAPILILDEATAFADPDNEARVQEAFSKLSQGKTVIMIAHRLSSVVGVDRICVLKDGQICQTGTHEQLQNAEGLYAHMWEEYNKSVCWKVGA, from the coding sequence ATGGCAAAGAAAACCGATGAAAAGCAAAAGCCCATGCAGCAGCTGTTTGTCTATGCCGGGGGATACCGGTATCTGACGATGGCATCCTGGGTGCTTGCTGTGATCAGCGCGTTTATGGCGCTGGTTCCGTTTTATTTTATCTGGCGGCTCATTCAGGAGGTGCTGCGGGTGGCGCCGGATATGGGAAAGGCGCAGAACCTTTCTTCCTATGGCTGGAGCGCTGTGGGCTTTGCCCTGCTTTCCATGCTGATTTATATCGGAGCGCTGCTCTGCTCCCACCTGTCCGCTTTTCGGATCCAGGCAAATATGCGCTCCACACTGATGCGGCACATTCTCTCCCTGCCGCTGGGCTTCATGGACGATGAGGGAAGCGGAAAGATCCGCAAGATCGTCAACGAGTCCACCGAGGCGACGGAGACGTATGTGGCACACCAGCTGCCGGATAAATGTGTGGCGGTGGCAACCCCCATCGGCCTGGCGGTGCTGCTGCTCGTCTTTGACTGGCGTTTGGGGCTCTTAAGCCTCATCCCGGTGGTGCTGGCGTTTGGCATCATGAGTGCCATGATGGGTGAAAACATGAAGAAAAAGATGGCGGAATACCAGAATGCGCTGGAGGAAATGTCCAGTGAGGCGGTGGAGTATGTCAGAGGCATTCCGGTGGTAAAAACCTTCGGCCAGTCGGTATTTTCCTTCAAGCGGTTCCGGGATTCCATCAAAAAATATGAAAAGTGGACGATCGCCTACACGAAGGATCTGCGCATCCCGATGATGGGCTACACGGTGGCGATCAATGCGGTATTTGCCATTCTCATCGCAGCCACGTTTCTGCTGGGCGGTGTGAGAAGCGGCAGCGTGAACAGCACCTTTTTGCTGAACCTGCTTTTTTATATTATCATTACCCCCATCATTACGGTGACGCTGACGAAGATGATGTATGCGGGAGAAAATACCATGGTGCTGGAGGATGCCATGATGAGAATTGACGGCATCCTTGCAAGAAAACCGCTGGCGCAGCCGGAGAATCCCAGACAGCCCGCGGACAGCTCCATTTGCCTGAAAAATGTGTCCTTCCGCTACGAGGGGGCTTCCAAGGATGCCTTGCACGGGATCAGCCTGGATATCCGCGCCGGGGAGCATGTGGCCTTTGTGGGCCCGTCCGGCGGCGGCAAGACGACGCTGGCCCGGCTCATCGCCCGGTTTGCGGATGCGACGGAGGGCAGCATTCTGGTGGGCGGTGTGGATGTGAAAACGATCGCACCTCAGGTGCTGATGGACACGGTGTCCTTTGTTTTCCAGGACAGCCGTCTGCTGAAAATGTCCATTTTTGACAATGTGCGCATGGGCAAAAAGGATGCGACCCGGGAAGAAGTGCTGGAAGCGCTGAAAAATGCCCAGTGTGAGGATATCATCGAGAAGCTGCCGGAGGGCATCGACACGGTGATCGGCTCCAGAGGCACGTATCTGTCCGGCGGAGAGACCCAGCGGATTTCCATTGCCCGGGCCATGCTGAAAAATGCACCGATCCTCATTCTGGATGAGGCGACAGCCTTTGCTGATCCGGACAATGAGGCCAGGGTGCAGGAGGCATTCAGTAAGCTTTCCCAGGGAAAAACGGTGATCATGATTGCTCACCGGCTGTCCTCTGTCGTTGGTGTGGACAGAATCTGTGTGCTGAAAGACGGTCAGATCTGCCAGACGGGCACCCATGAACAGCTGCAGAATGCGGAAGGGCTGTACGCCCATATGTGGGAGGAATATAACAAATCGGTATGCTGGAAGGTAGGTGCATAA